The proteins below are encoded in one region of Ferruginibacter lapsinanis:
- a CDS encoding DUF4302 domain-containing protein, protein MKKFALFFIGITLLLSACKKETDYIFDQTPDERINAALAKYQAILTGAENGWKAYITVANDAKSVYGFYFKFTNTNRVSMVSDFDTTSAKTLQESSYRLRQQQQPTLIFDTYSYVHVLADPNEDNLGVVSNVNGGPVGQGLLSDFEFIFDRDSITTDTLKMVGKVNGAKLTLIRATKTEADFYTGGQWTNLVAKYISNFLTYYQRLTIDGISYDIRLDKQNRTITFSWLDGGNLQSHTTGFYNTTAGLVLISPVQNGSQTISSLNVDNWNASTQTLTIKSGDKTGEIKETILPVKIDTDAPNRWIQYVIDNDGYWAAWDGFHVNGVDDAYAINSLSKYYYLVYWPEYDPGNDFFAPIFLNADNTALTLKYGAAITHSIGTDGLIKFTLLGNYGSYPTTGPARLSRNQLVIPEGYYLVQTSLTTYDMVSAKDGKAWITWFF, encoded by the coding sequence ATGAAGAAGTTTGCATTGTTTTTTATTGGTATAACATTACTGTTATCAGCATGTAAAAAGGAAACCGATTATATATTTGATCAAACTCCTGATGAACGTATTAATGCTGCCCTGGCGAAATATCAGGCAATTTTAACAGGAGCTGAAAATGGATGGAAAGCTTACATCACAGTAGCAAATGACGCAAAATCTGTTTATGGATTTTATTTCAAATTTACCAACACTAACAGAGTGTCGATGGTATCGGATTTTGATACTACATCAGCTAAAACATTGCAGGAAAGTAGCTATAGGCTGAGACAACAGCAACAGCCTACACTTATTTTTGATACTTACTCATATGTTCATGTATTGGCTGATCCTAATGAAGATAACTTAGGAGTGGTTTCAAATGTTAATGGTGGACCAGTAGGTCAGGGCTTATTATCTGATTTCGAATTTATATTTGATAGAGACAGCATTACAACGGATACTTTAAAAATGGTGGGTAAAGTAAATGGAGCTAAACTTACCTTGATCAGAGCGACTAAAACTGAGGCAGACTTCTACACGGGAGGACAATGGACAAATCTTGTAGCAAAATATATAAGTAATTTTCTTACTTATTATCAACGTTTAACGATTGATGGTATAAGTTATGATATACGGCTGGATAAACAGAATAGAACCATTACTTTTAGTTGGTTAGATGGAGGAAATTTACAAAGTCATACTACCGGGTTTTATAACACAACAGCTGGGCTAGTATTAATATCTCCGGTACAAAATGGTTCACAAACAATAAGTTCTTTAAATGTAGATAATTGGAATGCTTCTACACAAACCTTAACAATAAAATCGGGCGACAAAACCGGTGAAATTAAAGAAACTATACTTCCGGTAAAAATAGATACAGATGCACCTAATCGTTGGATCCAATATGTGATCGATAATGATGGCTACTGGGCAGCTTGGGATGGTTTTCATGTAAATGGGGTGGACGATGCTTATGCAATCAACTCTTTATCTAAATATTACTATCTTGTTTACTGGCCGGAATATGACCCCGGGAATGATTTTTTTGCACCAATATTCTTAAATGCTGATAATACAGCGCTTACGCTTAAATATGGTGCAGCAATTACGCATTCTATTGGAACCGATGGATTAATTAAATTCACATTATTAGGCAATTATGGGTCTTATCCAACAACTGGGCCTGCAAGATTATCAAGAAATCAATTGGTTATACCTGAAGGGTATTACCTTGTGCAAACGAGTCTTACTACATATGATATGGTGAGTGCAAAAGATGGTAAAGCATGGATCACCTGGTTTTTCTAA
- a CDS encoding SusC/RagA family TonB-linked outer membrane protein, producing MRKITAVLAVLLISTLSVFSQQKLTGKVTDANGAPLAGISVKIKGTNTGTSTASDGSFSLDGKSDAILEFSGVGFESTSARVSGGTASISLKQDTRSMSEVVVTGVGSATSKRKVAIDVATLSTKDVSKSVVGNVEQALVGKIAGANIQFQSGTPGADPTIILRGINTLSYLPPLIMVDGIEVSGLGGLDLSTVDRVEVVKGAAGGMLYGAQGANGVIQVFTKKGAKNKKMEINVLSQASRGVIIRDKDIIADHHSFKTNADGYITQGGVRIEADPITGAWPKGDFISTSTDPLLKQDKPYAEKTYDHLKQAYNPAYTFNNSVNILGGGDKTDYSLTVSQYNEQNVMSNKYSRTNVSANLGFELAKGLTLRNNLQTIFTNENLASGDADASIGATNPERFSIVTAFPHIDFLNRDANGKLVVLPRSDDPGSLNPLSENEWRDRSSKTYRIIENANINYKFPRFVELDYKYGVEFRNIDDKSFYFNQESSLQAGTAYWGQTVKGMITNTYTNHKQQNSLATVYVKTDFEKDFNLKTPIKTVTQVSYDYRRYDERQYYAKGSELPAYPPYNIGVATTKTALDFYSTFITFGTLFNQSIDYKDMIGISGGFRSDFSSNFGAGQKAATFPRGAIYFRPTEVWNLKSVSEWKLRAAYAEAGIQPSTYSRQNTFIVAQLGDLSTISTSSIYANPNLTVERSKEFEIGTDMIFKTKSSSVFPKIGLSFSYWTRKTVGALQYQDLPLSSGYAKKLDNLTDIDSKGFDLSIDADVLSKKNFTWNFGYRMGAAKSKAVKIAGGADIVQGIFTVRQGQELGLFSFQAPLSSLDQTRPNGSRYIAEADKGNYELVDGIVVEKATAKAQMTDASDAKTAGSSVPKFRASFINEFTFKQNLSFSFQWDWSYGGKIYNTTRQWLYRDRLSKDYDKAVTVNGASGAYVAYYNSLYNNVSPSTWFVENASFLRLRDVSVSYDLKNALNLNWVKALSISVSGRNLATITKYSGLDVEATTTSDSQGNEARDGYSGAINGSDYFAVPNLRSYQISLRVGL from the coding sequence ATGAGAAAAATTACAGCAGTCTTGGCAGTGCTTTTAATAAGCACACTATCTGTGTTTTCCCAACAAAAACTTACCGGGAAAGTAACAGATGCAAACGGAGCTCCATTGGCGGGCATATCCGTTAAAATAAAGGGAACCAATACAGGTACCAGCACGGCCTCGGATGGTTCTTTTTCGTTAGATGGCAAAAGCGATGCAATTCTTGAGTTTTCGGGAGTTGGTTTCGAAAGTACCTCAGCAAGAGTTTCGGGAGGAACTGCTTCAATATCACTTAAGCAGGATACCAGAAGTATGAGTGAAGTGGTTGTCACAGGGGTTGGTTCTGCCACCAGTAAGAGGAAAGTAGCGATTGATGTTGCTACATTATCCACTAAAGATGTATCGAAAAGTGTGGTTGGTAATGTGGAACAGGCTTTGGTAGGTAAAATTGCTGGTGCAAACATTCAATTCCAGAGTGGTACTCCGGGGGCTGATCCGACGATCATTCTAAGAGGAATAAACACATTGAGCTATTTGCCACCATTGATCATGGTAGATGGTATTGAAGTTTCGGGCCTTGGTGGCTTGGATCTAAGTACCGTAGATAGAGTGGAGGTTGTGAAAGGTGCTGCAGGTGGTATGTTATATGGTGCTCAGGGAGCTAATGGTGTAATCCAGGTGTTTACCAAAAAAGGCGCTAAAAATAAAAAGATGGAGATCAATGTTCTTTCTCAAGCGAGCAGAGGGGTAATTATCAGAGATAAAGATATCATCGCAGATCACCATTCTTTTAAAACAAATGCAGATGGGTATATAACTCAAGGTGGTGTTAGAATTGAAGCAGATCCTATTACAGGAGCCTGGCCAAAAGGAGATTTTATCTCTACTAGTACTGATCCTTTGTTGAAACAGGATAAACCATATGCTGAAAAGACATATGATCATTTAAAACAAGCATATAATCCTGCTTATACCTTTAATAATTCCGTGAATATTTTGGGTGGTGGCGATAAAACAGATTATTCTCTTACAGTATCTCAATACAACGAACAGAACGTAATGAGTAATAAATACTCAAGAACAAACGTTTCTGCAAATCTTGGATTTGAATTGGCTAAAGGTCTTACGCTAAGAAATAATCTACAAACAATTTTCACCAATGAAAATTTAGCAAGTGGCGATGCCGATGCAAGTATCGGAGCCACTAATCCTGAACGTTTTAGTATTGTAACTGCATTTCCTCATATCGATTTCTTAAATAGAGATGCTAACGGTAAATTGGTAGTATTACCTCGTTCAGATGATCCGGGTTCTTTAAATCCATTATCTGAAAATGAATGGAGAGACAGATCATCTAAAACTTACAGAATTATTGAGAACGCAAACATCAATTATAAATTCCCTCGTTTTGTTGAGTTGGATTACAAATATGGTGTTGAATTCAGAAATATTGATGATAAAAGTTTCTATTTCAATCAAGAATCTTCTTTACAGGCTGGTACCGCTTATTGGGGACAAACTGTTAAGGGTATGATCACTAACACTTATACTAATCACAAACAACAAAACTCATTAGCTACAGTTTATGTAAAAACCGATTTTGAAAAGGATTTTAATTTAAAGACTCCAATCAAAACTGTAACTCAGGTATCTTATGATTACAGAAGATATGATGAAAGACAATATTATGCAAAAGGTTCAGAATTGCCTGCGTATCCTCCTTATAATATTGGAGTAGCAACTACAAAAACTGCGCTGGATTTCTATTCTACTTTTATAACCTTTGGTACATTGTTCAATCAAAGTATTGATTATAAAGATATGATAGGTATCTCTGGAGGTTTCCGTTCTGATTTTTCTTCAAATTTTGGGGCTGGACAAAAAGCAGCAACCTTCCCTAGAGGAGCTATTTATTTCAGACCTACCGAAGTTTGGAATTTAAAAAGTGTATCAGAGTGGAAATTGAGAGCTGCTTATGCTGAAGCCGGTATCCAGCCATCAACCTATAGCAGACAAAATACATTTATTGTTGCTCAATTGGGTGATCTATCTACTATCAGTACAAGTTCTATTTACGCAAATCCAAATTTAACAGTTGAAAGATCTAAAGAATTTGAGATTGGAACAGATATGATTTTTAAAACAAAATCTTCATCAGTTTTCCCAAAAATTGGCCTTTCATTCAGTTATTGGACACGTAAAACTGTTGGAGCTTTACAATATCAAGATTTACCCCTTTCTTCAGGGTATGCTAAAAAGTTAGATAACTTAACTGATATTGATTCTAAAGGTTTTGACCTGTCAATCGATGCAGATGTATTGTCTAAGAAAAATTTCACCTGGAATTTTGGATACAGAATGGGTGCTGCAAAAAGCAAAGCTGTTAAAATAGCAGGTGGTGCAGATATAGTACAAGGGATTTTTACTGTAAGACAAGGACAGGAATTAGGTCTGTTTAGTTTCCAGGCTCCATTAAGCAGTTTGGATCAAACTCGTCCTAATGGATCAAGATATATAGCAGAAGCTGATAAAGGAAACTACGAATTAGTAGACGGAATAGTAGTTGAAAAAGCTACAGCAAAAGCTCAAATGACTGATGCCAGCGATGCTAAAACAGCTGGTTCTTCAGTTCCTAAATTCAGAGCTTCATTCATTAATGAATTTACTTTCAAACAAAACCTTAGCTTCTCTTTCCAATGGGATTGGAGTTATGGAGGTAAAATATACAACACTACACGTCAGTGGTTATACAGAGATAGATTATCTAAAGACTACGACAAAGCAGTTACTGTAAATGGAGCAAGTGGTGCATATGTTGCATATTACAACTCTTTGTATAATAACGTTTCACCTTCTACATGGTTTGTTGAAAATGCTTCATTCCTGAGATTAAGAGATGTGTCGGTATCTTACGACTTGAAAAATGCTTTAAATCTGAATTGGGTTAAAGCATTATCAATATCTGTTTCAGGAAGAAACCTGGCTACAATAACCAAATACTCAGGATTAGATGTTGAGGCAACTACAACTTCCGATTCTCAAGGTAACGAGGCTCGTGATGGCTATTCAGGTGCAATCAATGGGTCTGATTATTTTGCTGTACCAAATTTAAGATCATACCAAATCAGTTTACGAGTTGGTCTTTAA
- a CDS encoding RagB/SusD family nutrient uptake outer membrane protein, whose amino-acid sequence MKKIFLSLLAINMLIFSGCKKSLLDQNDPNNPTPSGSLATESGMISYAAGILQRTIFDVPNAGNSNILAIAMSTQSVLGDETFVPYGNFGWRWVDQVYRITLPNSTVVTNPFGVTQQVSLQGFNSRAAGDRNAFLYEWTVCYLFINQANTMLSSIDGVGLSGDAATKKAAFKAWAYWWKGLSYSRIGSTYLAGLIYNTIDVNNNYVDHNAIIAEANRNFDLCAAELATLPDDGNEDYDLLMSQMVLSFNDNSHIVSPAMWKRAINSYKARNLLVNKKTADMTAGDWQAIIDLASNGLKSTDNYFKFGMTSDGNNDLSNSFLHPLLLHGPNVQFAFLSERFVQDYKVGDARFTRDVVELPYPPATDAYYDLSAFTDLRARGLQFGTRWGAIPIEDGGSLTTAANEGFTPFACSYEENALMLAEAYINKSQIETGLAYIDAVRDYQNSGLAHVAGTSLNLAQAKEELRRERRIGLAIRGLAFFDARRWGVTAPASAGGGRANAIVYLPSAVAGTATDTPKPCFMEYNYMDYWDVPQNELDFNVPATGSAIVKNP is encoded by the coding sequence ATGAAAAAAATATTTTTAAGTTTATTAGCCATCAACATGCTGATTTTTAGTGGGTGTAAAAAGTCACTATTGGATCAAAATGACCCTAATAATCCTACTCCATCCGGATCATTGGCTACGGAATCAGGTATGATTTCATATGCAGCAGGTATTCTTCAAAGAACAATATTTGATGTGCCTAACGCTGGTAATTCTAACATTTTGGCGATTGCCATGTCTACACAAAGTGTCCTGGGGGATGAAACCTTTGTACCTTATGGTAACTTTGGATGGCGCTGGGTTGATCAGGTGTACAGAATTACTTTACCCAATTCAACTGTCGTTACCAATCCTTTTGGTGTAACTCAACAAGTATCTTTACAAGGATTTAATAGTAGAGCTGCCGGGGATAGAAACGCTTTCTTATATGAATGGACAGTTTGTTATTTATTCATCAATCAGGCAAATACTATGCTATCATCTATTGATGGTGTTGGATTATCAGGAGATGCAGCTACTAAGAAAGCAGCTTTTAAAGCCTGGGCTTATTGGTGGAAAGGATTGTCTTATTCAAGAATTGGCTCTACATATCTTGCAGGTTTAATTTACAATACCATTGATGTTAACAATAATTATGTTGATCATAATGCAATTATTGCAGAAGCAAACAGAAACTTTGACTTATGCGCTGCAGAATTGGCTACACTGCCTGATGACGGTAATGAAGATTATGATTTATTAATGAGTCAAATGGTATTATCTTTTAATGATAATAGTCATATTGTGTCACCTGCAATGTGGAAACGTGCAATTAATTCATACAAGGCACGTAATTTATTAGTAAATAAAAAGACTGCTGACATGACTGCCGGCGATTGGCAAGCTATCATTGATTTGGCAAGTAACGGGTTAAAATCTACAGACAATTATTTCAAATTTGGAATGACATCAGATGGTAACAACGATCTGTCTAATAGTTTTTTACATCCGCTTTTACTTCATGGTCCTAATGTACAATTTGCTTTCTTAAGTGAAAGGTTTGTTCAGGATTATAAAGTTGGTGATGCAAGGTTTACCAGAGACGTTGTTGAACTGCCTTATCCTCCTGCTACCGATGCTTACTATGACCTGAGTGCTTTTACCGATCTAAGAGCAAGAGGTTTGCAATTCGGAACAAGATGGGGAGCTATTCCTATTGAAGATGGAGGTTCTCTGACTACAGCTGCAAATGAAGGTTTTACTCCTTTTGCTTGTAGTTATGAAGAAAATGCATTGATGTTGGCAGAAGCTTATATTAACAAATCGCAGATTGAAACCGGATTGGCATATATTGATGCAGTAAGGGATTATCAAAATTCCGGACTTGCTCATGTTGCTGGTACTAGTCTAAACCTAGCTCAAGCCAAAGAAGAGTTACGTAGAGAAAGAAGAATTGGATTAGCTATACGTGGACTGGCATTTTTTGATGCAAGAAGATGGGGCGTAACAGCTCCTGCTTCAGCTGGTGGTGGTAGAGCAAATGCAATAGTGTATTTGCCTAGTGCAGTAGCCGGAACAGCTACTGATACACCTAAACCATGTTTTATGGAATACAATTACATGGATTATTGGGATGTGCCTCAAAATGAGTTGGATTTCAATGTTCCTGCAACTGGTTCTGCAATAGTTAAGAATCCGTAA
- a CDS encoding DUF3467 domain-containing protein, which translates to MSNQLEQPNQLNIEISEEVSEGEYANLAIITHSHAEFVIDFVNVMPGTPKSKVKSRIILTPFHAKRFMKAMIENVKKFEASNGNIQDMDQVELPFTFGGPPAQA; encoded by the coding sequence ATGAGTAATCAATTAGAACAGCCCAATCAATTAAATATCGAGATCAGTGAAGAGGTTTCTGAAGGAGAATATGCCAATCTTGCCATCATCACCCATAGTCATGCAGAGTTCGTAATAGACTTTGTGAATGTAATGCCCGGTACTCCGAAAAGTAAAGTTAAAAGCCGTATCATACTCACTCCATTTCATGCAAAAAGGTTTATGAAAGCTATGATCGAGAACGTTAAAAAGTTTGAAGCATCTAATGGTAACATACAAGATATGGATCAGGTAGAATTGCCATTTACTTTTGGAGGACCACCAGCACAGGCGTAA
- a CDS encoding four helix bundle protein, with translation MIIDRLNIWRRFEDLKVWQKAKSLCSEIFEMTSKGKFSNDFALIDQINKSSGSVMDNIAEGFGRMGNKEFINFLTYANASLLECNSQVYRAFDRNYIIQEAGERLFRLIEEIGKMINTLIVYLRKSDFRGQKSKERPTTKE, from the coding sequence TTGATAATTGATAGATTAAATATATGGCGACGATTCGAAGATTTGAAAGTCTGGCAAAAGGCTAAATCACTGTGTAGTGAAATATTCGAAATGACATCAAAAGGGAAATTCTCAAACGATTTTGCTTTGATAGATCAAATCAATAAATCATCCGGGTCAGTGATGGATAATATAGCCGAAGGTTTTGGACGAATGGGCAACAAAGAATTTATTAATTTTCTCACTTATGCTAATGCGTCATTACTAGAATGCAACTCTCAGGTTTATAGAGCGTTTGACAGAAACTATATTATACAAGAAGCCGGAGAACGGCTATTCAGGCTTATTGAGGAGATTGGCAAAATGATAAATACTTTAATTGTATACCTAAGAAAGTCTGATTTTAGAGGACAAAAATCCAAAGAGAGACCTACGACAAAAGAGTAA
- the radC gene encoding RadC family protein — MIENFNKASTSIKNWAEDDRPREKLAIKGCEALSDSELLAILINNGTKEKSAVELAKDILQLGSNNLNELGKLSLKDFTSIKGIGQAKAITIAAALELGRRRQAANALEKIVVRKSNDIAEFLRAKIKDYSYEVFGVLFLNQANKINHFEIISSGGITGTVADPRIILKKALDADATSLVLCHNHPSGNLKPSQADEAITYKIKEAAKYFDIKVIDHIIVSEDGYYSFADEGCI, encoded by the coding sequence ATGATAGAAAATTTCAACAAAGCATCCACGTCTATAAAAAATTGGGCTGAAGATGACAGGCCAAGAGAAAAATTAGCAATCAAAGGTTGCGAGGCATTAAGCGATTCTGAATTACTTGCCATCCTTATAAATAATGGCACTAAAGAGAAGTCAGCAGTAGAACTGGCTAAAGATATCTTACAACTTGGGAGTAACAACTTAAATGAGTTGGGAAAACTTTCTCTTAAAGATTTTACCAGCATAAAAGGCATAGGCCAGGCAAAGGCAATTACCATTGCTGCTGCATTGGAACTTGGCAGAAGAAGACAAGCTGCCAATGCTTTAGAGAAAATTGTAGTAAGAAAAAGTAACGATATCGCTGAATTTTTAAGAGCCAAGATAAAAGATTACAGCTATGAAGTTTTTGGAGTGTTGTTCCTGAATCAGGCCAATAAAATAAATCATTTTGAAATCATCAGTTCCGGCGGTATCACCGGAACTGTTGCCGACCCAAGAATTATCTTAAAAAAAGCTTTAGATGCTGATGCTACTTCGCTTGTGCTATGCCATAATCATCCTTCGGGAAATTTAAAACCAAGTCAGGCAGATGAAGCTATCACTTATAAAATAAAAGAAGCCGCAAAATACTTCGACATTAAAGTAATTGATCACATTATTGTTAGCGAAGATGGGTATTACAGCTTTGCGGATGAGGGGTGTATTTAG
- a CDS encoding ribose-phosphate pyrophosphokinase encodes MDYNAKIFSGTGSQYLAEAIAKKFGEPLGKVNIQRFSDGEIGVEFQESIRGQFVFLIQSTFAPTDNLMELLLMIDAAKRASAYKVIAVMPYYGYARQDRKDRPRVAIGSKLVANMLTAAGADRVVTMDLHAPQIQGYFDIPVDHLDASAIFIPYIESLNLENLTFAAPDVGSANRIREIATYFECEMVICDKHRKRANEIASMVVIGDVTDRDIVLIDDICDTGGTLAKSAGLLMEKGARSVRAFCTHPVLSGKAYENIDSSVLEELVVCDTIPVKHLSNKIKVVSTAELFAIAIRNALENKSINSLFLRSRIANKK; translated from the coding sequence ATGGACTACAACGCTAAAATCTTCTCTGGCACTGGCTCACAGTATCTTGCCGAAGCAATTGCCAAAAAATTCGGAGAACCTCTGGGTAAAGTAAATATTCAAAGATTCAGCGATGGGGAAATAGGCGTTGAGTTTCAGGAAAGTATCCGTGGACAATTTGTTTTTTTAATACAAAGTACTTTTGCTCCTACAGATAACTTAATGGAACTATTACTCATGATTGATGCTGCTAAAAGAGCGTCAGCCTATAAAGTAATTGCCGTAATGCCCTACTATGGTTATGCAAGACAAGATAGAAAAGACAGGCCAAGGGTTGCAATCGGATCAAAATTAGTTGCCAACATGCTTACAGCTGCCGGCGCCGACAGAGTGGTTACCATGGATTTGCATGCACCACAAATTCAAGGATATTTTGATATTCCGGTTGATCACCTGGATGCATCTGCTATTTTTATTCCATATATTGAGAGTCTGAACCTTGAAAATTTAACTTTTGCGGCTCCGGATGTAGGAAGTGCTAACCGTATAAGAGAAATTGCTACTTATTTTGAATGCGAAATGGTAATATGTGATAAACATAGAAAAAGAGCGAACGAAATAGCCAGTATGGTGGTAATTGGGGATGTAACGGACAGGGATATAGTATTGATAGATGATATTTGTGATACAGGCGGAACATTAGCTAAAAGTGCCGGTTTGTTGATGGAGAAAGGAGCCAGAAGCGTTAGAGCGTTTTGTACACACCCTGTTTTGAGCGGAAAAGCTTATGAAAATATAGATAGTAGTGTATTGGAAGAGTTGGTGGTTTGCGATACCATCCCGGTAAAACACCTAAGTAATAAAATAAAGGTTGTTTCAACCGCAGAATTATTTGCTATCGCAATACGTAATGCATTGGAAAACAAGAGTATAAATAGTCTTTTTCTGCGTAGCAGGATCGCTAATAAGAAATAA
- a CDS encoding 50S ribosomal protein L25, translated as MKSITIEGQIRTEFGKSATRQLRLEEKVPAVIYGGATEINFAAPATAFKHLVYTPDFMVVELKVDGKSYKCVLKDLQFDKVSDRLIHVDFLELVEDKKVTVTLPLKFTGVPAGVKSGGKLVTKIKSVKVKLLPKYLRENIELDISSLELNGNIRVSDVIAENMEIMNSPRIPIASVTMTRQLKQEEAAAPKAAAPKAAAAAPAAAAKK; from the coding sequence ATGAAATCAATTACAATCGAAGGACAAATCAGGACCGAATTTGGCAAATCAGCCACCCGCCAACTTCGCCTTGAGGAAAAAGTGCCAGCTGTAATTTACGGAGGTGCTACCGAAATCAATTTTGCTGCTCCTGCAACAGCTTTTAAACATTTAGTATATACCCCTGATTTTATGGTGGTAGAATTAAAAGTTGATGGCAAATCATACAAATGTGTATTAAAAGACTTACAATTTGATAAAGTAAGTGACAGATTAATACATGTAGATTTTCTGGAACTGGTAGAAGATAAAAAAGTGACTGTAACGTTACCGCTTAAATTTACAGGTGTACCTGCCGGAGTTAAATCTGGTGGTAAACTGGTAACGAAAATCAAAAGCGTAAAAGTGAAATTATTACCTAAATATTTACGTGAAAATATCGAATTGGATATTTCTTCTCTTGAATTAAATGGTAATATCAGAGTATCAGATGTTATTGCTGAAAACATGGAAATAATGAACTCTCCACGTATTCCTATTGCATCAGTTACAATGACTCGTCAGTTGAAACAAGAAGAGGCTGCTGCTCCTAAAGCTGCTGCACCTAAAGCCGCTGCTGCTGCGCCAGCTGCTGCTGCAAAAAAATAA